A window of Saccopteryx leptura isolate mSacLep1 chromosome 5, mSacLep1_pri_phased_curated, whole genome shotgun sequence contains these coding sequences:
- the PAX1 gene encoding paired box protein Pax-1, whose amino-acid sequence MKFTLGLGSRAWRVSWERAAAAAAGPGAGGRGLGCGAQRVSSPRPGRRGSRLERALPLCLSRGGGARALPDCAGPSPGRPGARQLAGPRAMEQTYGEVNQLGGVFVNGRPLPNAIRLRIVELAQLGIRPCDISRQLRVSHGCVSKILARYNETGSILPGAIGGSKPRVTTPNVVKHIRDYKQGDPGIFAWEIRDRLLADGVCDKYNVPSVSSISRILRNKIGSLAQPGPYEASKQPPPQPALPYNHIYQYPYPSPVSPSGAKMGSHHGVPGTAGHVSIPRSWPSAHSVSNILGIRTFMEQTGALAGNEGATYSPKMEDWASVNRTAFPATPAVNGLEKPALEADIKYTQSASGLSAVGGFLPACAYPASNQHGVYSAPAGGYLAPGPPWPPAQAPPLATPGAGVTLHGGELAAAMTFKHPSREVAERKPPSPGGKAPDSLSSLHGLPIPASTS is encoded by the exons ATGAAGTTCACCCTGGGCCTGGGGTCGCGGGCGTGGAGAGTGTCCTGGGaacgggcggcggcggcggcagcgggccCGGGGGCGGGCGGCCGCGGGCTTGGCTGCGGCGCACAGCGTGTTTCCAGCCCGCGGCCGGGCCGCCGCGGCTCTCGGCTCGAGCGCGCCCTCCCTCTATGCCTCTCCCGCGGCGGCGGCGCCCGAGCTCTCCCGGACTGCGCCGGGCCCAGCCCCGGCCGCCCCGGCGCCAGGCAGCTGGCTGGCCCGCGCGCCATGG AACAGACGTACGGCGAGGTAAACCAGCTGGGCGGTGTGTTCGTCAACGGCCGCCCCCTGCCCAACGCCATTCGCTTGCGCATAGTGGAGCTGGCGCAGCTGGGCATCCGACCCTGTGACATCAGCCGGCAGCTTCGCGTCTCGCACGGCTGCGTGAGCAAGATCCTGGCGCGCTACAACGAGACGGGCTCCATCCTGCCCGGGGCTATTGGGGGCAGCAAACCGCGCGTTACCACCCCCAACGTGGTCAAGCACATCCGGGACTACAAGCAGGGCGACCCTGGGATCTTCGCGTGGGAGATCCGCGACCGGCTGCTGGCCGACGGCGTCTGCGACAAGTACAACGTGCCCTCCGTGAGCTCCATCAGCCGCATCCTGCGCAATAAGATCGGTAGCTTGGCCCAGCCTGGGCCCTACGAGGCGAGCAAGCAGCCGCCGCCTCAGCCGGCGCTGCCCTACAACCACATATATCAGTACCCCTACCCCAGCCCCGTGTCGCCAAGCGGCGCCAAGATGGGCAGCCACCACGGGGTCCCGGGCACGGCAGGCCACGTCAGCATTCCCCGTTCGTGGCCCTCGGCACATTCGGTCAGCAACATCTTGGGCATCCGGACGTTTATGGAACAAACAG gggccctggccgggaacgaAGGCGCCACCTACTCCCCGAAGATGGAAGACTGGGCCAGCGTGAACCGCACGGCCTTCCCGGCCACCCCAGCAGTGAATGGGCTCGAGAAGCCAGCATTAGAAGCGGACATTAAATACACTCAG TCGGCCTCTGGCCTCTCCGCAGTGGGTGGCTTCCTCCCGGCCTGTGCCTACCCGGCCTCCAACCAGCACGGAGTGTACAGCGCGCCGGCCGGGGGCTACCTCGCGCCAGGCCCGCCGTGGCCGCCGGCGCAGGCCCCCCCGCTGGCGACCCCCGGGGCCGGCGTCACCTTGCACGGCGGGGAGCTCGCCGCGGCGATGACCTTCAAACATCCCAGCCGAGAAG TGGCCGAACGGAAGCCACCCAGCCCCGGCGGCAAGGCTCCGGACAGCCTCAGTAGCTTACACGGACTGCCCATCCCGGCCTCGACTTCCTAG